The genomic region ATCTACGGCTTCCGTGTTTCCGTGTTGTTCGGCCTGGCGTTGACCATCTGCTCGGCAATTGTTGGGGTCACGGCTGGCGCCGTCCAGGGCTATTTCGGCGGCTGGACCGATCTGCTGCTGCAGCGTTTCATCGAGATCTGGTCGTCGATGCCGGTGCTCTACATCCTGCTGATCATTGCCGCCATCCTGCCGCCCGGCTTCTTCGTGCTGCTCGGCATCATGCTGCTGTTTTCCTGGGTCGGCTTCGTCGGCATCGTCAGGGCTGAATTCCTGCGCGCCCGCAATTTCGAATATGTCCGGGCCGCCCGCGCGCTCGGCGTCAACAACCGCACCATCATGGTCCGCCACCTGTTGCCGAACGCGATGGTGGCGACGTTGACCTTCCTGCCCTTTATTCTCTCCGGCTCGATCACGACGCTCACGTCACTCGATTTCCTCGGCTTCGGCATGCCGCCCGGTTCGCCGTCGCTCGGCGAAATGATCGCGCAGGGCAAATCCAACCTCCAGGCCCCGTGGCTCGGCCTGACGGCTTTCTTCACGATGTCGATCATGCTGTCATTGCTGATCTTCGTCGGCGAGGCCGTGCGCGATGCCTTCGATCCGAGGAAGACGTTCAGGTGAAGGCTTGGGCTCGCATTTGCACCAATGAAATTGTAGAGTTGGGTAACGCGCTGGATCGGATGATGTCGCCATGAACAAGATCGTGCTGGAACACTATCCTTTATCGAAACTGCCGGATGATATGCGGCGAGGATTGGACGAGTCCGCAACCGTTAAGGTCGTCATAGAGCAGGATGCAGATCAGTCAGAGACCGAGCGCTGGCCTGGATTCGCACATCTTCCAAAATTGGATATCGAACCGTCATCGATTGAACAAATTCTCGAAGATATCGAGAAATTTAGAAAGACGAATCCGTCGACAGTCTCCACTGCTGAAGCCGTTGCGAGAATACGAGAGCTACGCGACGAATGGGACGATGAATGACCCGGCCCGCTCGGGTATATCTCGACAAGAATATATTTATCGCGCTCGTGGAGCAGGAAGGACTCGTTCCCAGCTTGTTGCGGGCATTGATCAGGAGCAAGCCGGACACGCTCAAGCCTTATTTCGCGACCAGCGAATTGACGTTTTCTGAGCTCGTCGTGAGGCCGTATAGGGATCGTGATGAACGCTCAATCCTCACTTACAATGCTATGCTAGTCACAAGCAGTTGGCTGGAGGTCGGACCAGTCGATCGGTCGGTTTTACGTTACGCGGCTATCCTGAGGGCTGACCACAAGCATCTGAAACTTCCGGACGCCATACATATTTCGACTGCTATGGGCTGCGGTTGTTCGCATTTGCTGACCGCAGACTTGGGTATCCGAAGCGAATACGAACTATCCCATGACCAACATGGAACTCTCATAGGGCCGATTTCTACGTCAGTCCTACGCCCGGACGAACCCACCTTGACATCCCTCCTGCAAAGCCTGGCCTCATGACCGAACCGCTCCTGTCCGTCCGCAATCTCTCCGTCGCTTTCCATCAGGGCGGACGAACCACGACGGCCGTCGATGGCATATCCTTCGATATCCGGAAGGGCGAGGTGCTGGCGCTGGTCGGGGAATCGGGCTCCGGCAAGTCGGTCTCGGCCAATTCGATATTGCGGTTGCTGCCCTACCCGTCGGCCAGCCACCCCTCCGGAGAGATCCTGTTCAAGGGCGTGGATCTTCTGAAAGCCACGGACAACCAGCTGCGCTCTGTGCGTGGCAACGACATCACCATGATCTTCCAGGAGCCGATGACGTCGCTCAATCCGCTGCATTCGATCGAGAAGCAGATCGGCGAGGTTCTAGCACTTCACCAGGGTCTGACGGGGCAGGCAGCCCGCGTCCGCATTCTAGAATTGCTCGATCAGGTCGGCATTCGCGATGCCGAAAAGCGGCTGAAAGCCTACCCTCATGAGTTATCCGGTGGCCAGCGCCAGCGCGTGATGATCGCCATGGCGCTCGCCAATCGACCGGAACTACTGATCGCCGACGAGCCGACGACTGCGCTCGACGTCACCGTCCAGGCGCAGATTCTAAAGCTGCTGCGCGATCTCAAGGGGCAGCACGGCATGTCGATGCTGTTCATCACCCACGACCTCGGCATTGTCCGAAAGTTTGCCGATCGGGTCTGCGTGATGACCAACGGGCAGATCGTCGAAACCGGGAGTGTCGAAGATGTCTTCAGCCGCCCGCAGCATGACTATACGCGCCATCTTCTGGCAGCCGAGCCGCGCGGCGAGCCGCCTTTGGCAGATGCCAGCAAGCCGGTGGTCATGCAGGGGTCGGATATCCGGGTCTGGTTTCCGATCAAGTCAGGGCTGATGCGCAAGGTCGTCGATCACGTCAAGGCGGTGGATGGCATCGACCTGACCTTGCGCGCCGGCCAGACGCTGGGTGTTGTCGGCGAATCCGGTTCCGGCAAGACGACGCTCGGCCTGGCGCTGGCGCGGCTGATCTCCTCGAAGGGTCGTATCAGCTTCGTCGGTCGTGATATCGAGGCCTATTCCTTCACAGAGATGCGACCGCTGCGCAACCAGTTGCAGGTCGTCTTCCAGGATCCCTATGGCTCGCTCAGTCCGCGCATGTCGGTCGGCGACATCATCGCCGAGGGATTGAAGGTGCATGAGCGCGGCCTCAGCGCCGATGAACGGGATCAGCGCGTCTGCTGGGCGTTGGAGGAGGTCGGTCTCGACCCGCTAACCCGCTGGCGTTTCCCGCACGAGTTTTCCGGCGGACAGCGGCAACGCATCGCCATCGCCCGTGCGATGGTGCTGAAGCCCCGCTTCGTCATGCTGGACGAACCGACATCGGCACTCGACATGAGCGTCCAGGCCCAGGTGGTCGATCTCCTGCGCGATCTCCAGCGCAAGCACGACCTGGCTTACCTGTTCATCAGCCATGATCTGAAGGTGGTCAAGGCGCTGGCCAACGATCTCATCGTCATGCGCTTCGGCAAGGTGGTGGAGCAGGGCCCATCGGCGGATGTATTCCGCAATCCGCAGCACGAATATACACGTGCGCTACTCGCCGCTGCATTCGATATCGAGGCTGTGCCGACGCCAGCTTTGCAGCACTAGGTCCGGCCGATACTTGAGCGGGCGGAACCTTCGGCAGTAACGTCCGTTTTCAGTTGTTAGCGGCAGCGCAGGGCAACAGCGCTTCGTCAACTGAAGGAGGAGAGAATGACAAGCATTGATCCAAAAAACCGCTGGCAGGAGCCGGGGGGCTCAAGCGTGCCCGAAGGCGGGCTTCCCGCCACTAAGGCGCGGCAGGGCCGCGCCGGGCGCCGGGTCCTGACTGTTCTCGTCGCAGCTCTCGTCCTCTCCTTCATCGTATGGATCCCCGTCGAAATCTGGGGCAGCCACAAGGCGCAACAGGCATCTCCCACCACGACAACAGAAACTCAGCCCACTGCACCGGCTAAGCCGGCACCGTAGCCGCACGACGAGCTGGAAATTGCCACGAGTTGGTTGGTAAAAATGTCGGCAGCTCTGCTCGCGAAAAATCGGCAGGGCACTAATTCTTATCAATCTTTGTCCGGCGACTGGACTCTTCCGCATCATTTTTTGATAAGAATAGCCGCGATCCCCACCTGCTTTGCTTTAGGCCTGCAGCGGGGACGTGCAGAGCAGCATGCAGTGATACGGGACGAGCAGCATGACCAAGACGGATATCGCCAACCGCGTCTACAATCACGCCTGGAAACTCGATCCGATCATCCGTAGCTTGATCGATACCGACTTTTACAAGTTGCTGATGCTGCAGATGATCTGGAAGCTTTATCCGGATGTCGACGCCACGTTTTCGCTCATCAACCGTACCCGCACGGTGCGCCTCGCCGACGAGATCGATGAGAACGATCTGCGTGAGCAGCTCGATCATGCGCGCACCCTGCGCCTCTCCAAGAAGGAGATGATCTGGCTCGCTGGTAACTCGTTCTACGGTCGCGCGCAGATTTTCGAGCCCGAATTTCTGACCTGGCTCTCGCACTTTCAGCTCCCTGAGTATGAGCTGACGAAAAAGGACGGCCAGTATGTGCTGAATTTCCACGGTTCGTGGAAAGAGACGACGATGTGGGAAATCCCGGCACTCGCCATCATCAACGAACTGCGCTCGCGCGCAGCCATGAAGGCGCTCGGGCCCTTCACGCTCGATGTCCTCTACGCGCGCGCCAAGGCCAAGATGTGGGGCAAGGTCGAGCGGCTGCGCGAGTTGCCAAACCTGCGGATTTCCGACTTCGGGACGCGGCGGCGTCACAGCTTCCTGTGGCAGCGTTGGTGTGTCGAGGCATTGAAGGAAGGTGTGGGGCAGGCCTTTACCGGCACCAGCAACGTGCTTCTCGCTATGGACTCGGACCTGGAAGCCGTTGGCACAAACGCCCACGAATTGCCGATGGTAGCGGCAGCACTCGCGCAAACCGACCAGGAATTGGCCAATGCGCCTTACAAGGTGCTGCGCGACTGGAACCGGCTCTACGGCGGAAATCTTCTGATTGTCCTTCCCGATGCCTTCGGCACGGCTGCATTCCTCCGCGATGCCCCGGAATGGGTGGCCGACTGGACGGGCTTCCGCCCCGATAGCGCCCCTCCCATCGAAGGCGGCGAGAAGATTATTGCCTGGTGGGAGAAGATGGGCCGCGATCCCAGACAGAAGCTGCTGATTTTTTCCGACGGCATGGATGTCGATGCCATCATCGACACCTATCGCCATTTCGATGGACGGGCGCGCATGGGCTTTGGTTGGGGCACCAACCTCACAAACGACTTCGCCGGCTGCGCCCCGACAGAGATCCGCGGCCTTGCGCCCATTTCTGTCGTCTGCAAGGTGATCGAGGCCAATGGCCGCCCCGCCGTCAAACTCTCCGACAATCCGCAAAAGGCGACCGGCGAACCTTCCGAAGTCGAGAGATACCTGAAATTCTTCGGGACTGAGGAGAGGGTCGAGCAGCCGGTTCTCGTCTGAAGCTACATGGCTGTAAAGCCGTTGTCGACGAACAGATGGGCGCCATTGACGAAGTTGGAGTCGTCGCTCGCAAGGTATAGCGCTGCCCGCGCGACGTCCTCTGGCTCGCCGATGCGGCCCTGCTGGGCGGCGATCGCCGCATCCGAGACATCGACGCCGAGGGCCTGCAATTCTGCAACTTCCTTCAAGCCATGCGGCGTGCGGATGAAGCCGGGGCAAACAGCATTGCAGCGGATATTTCGGTCGCGAAACTCCACGGCGATCGCTCGTGCAAACATGTGCACAGCTCCCTTCGTGGTGTCGTAGAGCACCTCCATGGGCGTTGCTGCCACGGCAGAAATCGAGGAGGTGCAGACGATGGAGCCGCCGCCGGCTGCGAGCATCTGCGGCAGCACGGCTTTCGTCATCAGAAACATCGAGCGGACGTTGACGGCGTGCAGCCATTCCCAGTCATCGAGCGTCGTTTCCAGAAACGGTTTGATGACGATGGTGCCGGCGTGGTTGAAGAGGACTGTCGTCGGCCCAAAGGCTTTTTCAACGGCTGCGACGGCAGCGTCGACCTCTGCCTCCTGCGAGACGTCGGCGGTCCAGTGATCCGCGATGCCTCCCTGTCTCCGGATATCCGCGACCGTTGCGGCTGCCGCATCGCGATTGCGGTCTATGATCGCCACCTTGGCGCCCTCTGCAGCAAAAAGCCGGGAGGATGCACCGCCCATGCCGGTCGCGCCTCCCGAAATGATCGCAACCTTGTCCTTGAGCCTGCCCGCCATTCTTGCTCTCCAGTATCCGACATCATCCGAGATGACTACGATAGTGATCCTGCCTCGCTTGGCAATGCAATCGAACGCGGGAGATAGGGTATTCGCTACGATATCCGGGTGGCGCGTTGCAGCCCGATTAGAGCCAATCGCTAAGCGCATAACGCATAGCTGCCCTGCGATTTTCTGCCTAGGTTTTGAGCAAAAATATCGGTACAGTTATTTTATCGAAGTGATGCACCTCCTCCCGCAGAGCTT from Rhizobium tumorigenes harbors:
- a CDS encoding ABC transporter permease, encoding MDTPISTAAAIPVKPPRKGLLSPPNLRRWENFKANRRGYWSFWLFLLLFVLSMGAEFLANDRPIVASYKGEILFPIFVNYPEDKFGGFLAQTDYRSSFITDEIEAHGWMLWPPIRYSYQTVNSNIPRSAPTPPFWLMSKDERCAAYPQKAADPDCRLGNMNWLGTDDQARDVMARMIYGFRVSVLFGLALTICSAIVGVTAGAVQGYFGGWTDLLLQRFIEIWSSMPVLYILLIIAAILPPGFFVLLGIMLLFSWVGFVGIVRAEFLRARNFEYVRAARALGVNNRTIMVRHLLPNAMVATLTFLPFILSGSITTLTSLDFLGFGMPPGSPSLGEMIAQGKSNLQAPWLGLTAFFTMSIMLSLLIFVGEAVRDAFDPRKTFR
- a CDS encoding ABC transporter ATP-binding protein; amino-acid sequence: MTEPLLSVRNLSVAFHQGGRTTTAVDGISFDIRKGEVLALVGESGSGKSVSANSILRLLPYPSASHPSGEILFKGVDLLKATDNQLRSVRGNDITMIFQEPMTSLNPLHSIEKQIGEVLALHQGLTGQAARVRILELLDQVGIRDAEKRLKAYPHELSGGQRQRVMIAMALANRPELLIADEPTTALDVTVQAQILKLLRDLKGQHGMSMLFITHDLGIVRKFADRVCVMTNGQIVETGSVEDVFSRPQHDYTRHLLAAEPRGEPPLADASKPVVMQGSDIRVWFPIKSGLMRKVVDHVKAVDGIDLTLRAGQTLGVVGESGSGKTTLGLALARLISSKGRISFVGRDIEAYSFTEMRPLRNQLQVVFQDPYGSLSPRMSVGDIIAEGLKVHERGLSADERDQRVCWALEEVGLDPLTRWRFPHEFSGGQRQRIAIARAMVLKPRFVMLDEPTSALDMSVQAQVVDLLRDLQRKHDLAYLFISHDLKVVKALANDLIVMRFGKVVEQGPSADVFRNPQHEYTRALLAAAFDIEAVPTPALQH
- a CDS encoding SDR family NAD(P)-dependent oxidoreductase: MAGRLKDKVAIISGGATGMGGASSRLFAAEGAKVAIIDRNRDAAAATVADIRRQGGIADHWTADVSQEAEVDAAVAAVEKAFGPTTVLFNHAGTIVIKPFLETTLDDWEWLHAVNVRSMFLMTKAVLPQMLAAGGGSIVCTSSISAVAATPMEVLYDTTKGAVHMFARAIAVEFRDRNIRCNAVCPGFIRTPHGLKEVAELQALGVDVSDAAIAAQQGRIGEPEDVARAALYLASDDSNFVNGAHLFVDNGFTAM
- the pncB gene encoding nicotinate phosphoribosyltransferase, giving the protein MTKTDIANRVYNHAWKLDPIIRSLIDTDFYKLLMLQMIWKLYPDVDATFSLINRTRTVRLADEIDENDLREQLDHARTLRLSKKEMIWLAGNSFYGRAQIFEPEFLTWLSHFQLPEYELTKKDGQYVLNFHGSWKETTMWEIPALAIINELRSRAAMKALGPFTLDVLYARAKAKMWGKVERLRELPNLRISDFGTRRRHSFLWQRWCVEALKEGVGQAFTGTSNVLLAMDSDLEAVGTNAHELPMVAAALAQTDQELANAPYKVLRDWNRLYGGNLLIVLPDAFGTAAFLRDAPEWVADWTGFRPDSAPPIEGGEKIIAWWEKMGRDPRQKLLIFSDGMDVDAIIDTYRHFDGRARMGFGWGTNLTNDFAGCAPTEIRGLAPISVVCKVIEANGRPAVKLSDNPQKATGEPSEVERYLKFFGTEERVEQPVLV
- a CDS encoding type II toxin-antitoxin system VapC family toxin, whose product is MTRPARVYLDKNIFIALVEQEGLVPSLLRALIRSKPDTLKPYFATSELTFSELVVRPYRDRDERSILTYNAMLVTSSWLEVGPVDRSVLRYAAILRADHKHLKLPDAIHISTAMGCGCSHLLTADLGIRSEYELSHDQHGTLIGPISTSVLRPDEPTLTSLLQSLAS